One window of Nitrospirota bacterium genomic DNA carries:
- the rfaE1 gene encoding D-glycero-beta-D-manno-heptose-7-phosphate kinase — protein sequence MKDLFKKFSNTGVLVIGDLMVDRYIWGAVRRISPEAPVPVVEVSNENMKLGGAANVAHNISSLGGNAFITGVIGNDNTGNLLAGELKAKGINTEGIITDDTRPTTVKTRVIAHSQQVVRFDRESKSSVSGSLTSRILKYADSCLPHIKGIIISDYSKGVVTRRLVKELVSLARGKIFISADPKIGHFDYYKGVDIITPNINEASFGSGIEIIDEETLLEAGKILLQRLKCRSVLITRGDQGMTLFEKTGEITHIPSIAREVYDVTGAGDTVIATLTLCRAAGLKLKDAAIYANHAAGAVVGEVGTTVVTPNDLINSLKTGDKK from the coding sequence GAGCGGTAAGGAGAATATCGCCCGAGGCCCCAGTCCCTGTCGTGGAGGTCTCAAACGAGAACATGAAGCTCGGCGGCGCGGCCAATGTCGCGCACAATATCAGTTCTCTCGGAGGGAATGCATTCATTACTGGAGTAATCGGCAATGACAACACCGGAAATTTGCTTGCCGGCGAGCTTAAAGCAAAAGGCATCAACACGGAAGGCATAATCACCGACGATACAAGGCCGACAACCGTCAAGACAAGGGTCATCGCTCACAGCCAGCAGGTTGTGCGTTTTGACAGAGAGTCCAAATCATCCGTCAGCGGTTCCTTGACGTCAAGGATTCTCAAATACGCCGATTCATGCCTCCCGCACATTAAAGGAATAATCATATCCGACTACAGTAAAGGCGTGGTAACAAGGCGCCTTGTGAAAGAACTTGTTTCGCTGGCGCGGGGAAAAATCTTCATATCCGCAGACCCCAAGATAGGCCATTTTGATTATTACAAAGGCGTGGACATAATAACACCCAACATCAACGAAGCATCATTCGGCTCCGGCATAGAAATAATTGACGAAGAGACCCTTCTTGAGGCCGGCAAGATACTTCTGCAAAGGCTTAAATGCAGGTCAGTCCTCATCACAAGGGGCGACCAGGGCATGACCCTCTTTGAAAAAACCGGTGAGATAACCCACATACCCTCAATCGCGAGAGAGGTGTATGACGTGACAGGGGCCGGAGACACGGTTATCGCAACGCTGACTCTCTGCCGCGCCGCGGGGTTAAAACTGAAAGACGCGGCCATATACGCGAATCATGCGGCAGGCGCCGTAGTCGGAGAAGTAGGGACAACCGTCGTGACGCCAAATGATTTAATCAATAGTTTAAAAACAGGAGATAAAAAATGA